The following coding sequences are from one Ornithodoros turicata isolate Travis chromosome 1, ASM3712646v1, whole genome shotgun sequence window:
- the LOC135378283 gene encoding uncharacterized protein LOC135378283 isoform X2, whose amino-acid sequence MCAERTVWATSTWVNSTRPLWLPFPTLLERSEDTCDDYILVEGGKSDTFQYNRPWCTLRNNESNYDMVEGDVRVYLSVSPPFSSKYTGVNIAFTTYRRGDACDERVMFTCASSRVCISKQWTCNGINNCGDDSDEPKQFTTEGCRMDPEYVWGPVLFTTILVVFVGVLVYVVVFDIFKSRVSLSTDMNSSSTTSLDAFAPA is encoded by the exons ATGTGTGCAGAGAGAACAGTTTGGGCCACCTCCACTTGGGTGAACTCAACTCGTCCGCTGTGGTTGCCCTTTCCTACCCTGCTCGA GAGGAGCGAAGACACTTGCGATGATTACATTCTCGTAGAGGGCGGCAAAAGCGACACCTTCCAATACAATCGGCCCTGGTGCACCTTGCGGAACAACGAAAGTAACTATGATATGGTTGAAG GTGACGTTCGAGTCTACCTCTCAGTATCTCCGCCATTCTCCAGCAAGTACACTGGTGTCAACATCGCTTTCACCACTTACAGGCGAGGTGATGCTTGCGATGAAAGAGTGATGTTCACATGCGCCTCGAGCCGCGTTTGCATATCCAAACAATGGACTTGCAACGGAATTAACAACTGCGGCGACGACAGCGACGAACCGAAGCAGTTCACTACAGAAGGCTGTCGAATGGACCCGGAGTATGTGTGGGGACCAGTTCTCTTCACGACTATACTCGTAGTCTTTGTCGGCGTTCTGGTCTACGTGGTGGTGTTCGACATTTTCAAGAGCAGAGTTTCGCTGAGTACTGACATGAATTCGTCATCGACGACTTCGCTGGACGCGTTTGCTCCGGCCTGA
- the LOC135378283 gene encoding uncharacterized protein LOC135378283 isoform X1 gives MASLRLCIVFIILTCSHAWDNTHLFRDVCRENSLGHLHLGELNSSAVVALSYPARVRHRCGFTVSSSARAVIVVIRLLNLRRSEDTCDDYILVEGGKSDTFQYNRPWCTLRNNESNYDMVEGDVRVYLSVSPPFSSKYTGVNIAFTTYRRGDACDERVMFTCASSRVCISKQWTCNGINNCGDDSDEPKQFTTEGCRMDPEYVWGPVLFTTILVVFVGVLVYVVVFDIFKSRVSLSTDMNSSSTTSLDAFAPA, from the exons ATGGCTAGCCTGCGGCTCTGCATTGTGTTCATTATTCTGACATGTTCCCACGCCTGGGATAACACGCACCTTTTCAGGGATGTGTGCAGAGAGAACAGTTTGGGCCACCTCCACTTGGGTGAACTCAACTCGTCCGCTGTGGTTGCCCTTTCCTACCCTGCTCGAGTACGTCACCGCTGTGGCTTTACTGTGTCCAGCTCTGCTCGAGCTGTCATCGTTGTCATTCGATTGCTCAATCTCAGGAGGAGCGAAGACACTTGCGATGATTACATTCTCGTAGAGGGCGGCAAAAGCGACACCTTCCAATACAATCGGCCCTGGTGCACCTTGCGGAACAACGAAAGTAACTATGATATGGTTGAAG GTGACGTTCGAGTCTACCTCTCAGTATCTCCGCCATTCTCCAGCAAGTACACTGGTGTCAACATCGCTTTCACCACTTACAGGCGAGGTGATGCTTGCGATGAAAGAGTGATGTTCACATGCGCCTCGAGCCGCGTTTGCATATCCAAACAATGGACTTGCAACGGAATTAACAACTGCGGCGACGACAGCGACGAACCGAAGCAGTTCACTACAGAAGGCTGTCGAATGGACCCGGAGTATGTGTGGGGACCAGTTCTCTTCACGACTATACTCGTAGTCTTTGTCGGCGTTCTGGTCTACGTGGTGGTGTTCGACATTTTCAAGAGCAGAGTTTCGCTGAGTACTGACATGAATTCGTCATCGACGACTTCGCTGGACGCGTTTGCTCCGGCCTGA